The Chitinophaga caeni genome segment TTTTAATAATATTTTAATTTTGTAAAAATGTTGGGATTTTATTTGGTTTACAGCCCCAATGTTCGATTGATTTATTAAAACAAAGGAGGTTCCACTCATGCAAGAGACACTAGATGAGCAAATAAGGCAGTTAACAATAGGTCGTAGCAGACTATTAGTCAAACTGTTAAGTATTACTAAAAAGGACCTGGACAACCGTTTAAACGAGCGTTTGCAGGAATTGGGTTATACCGATTTTAAGATCGGGGACATGGCATTATTAGCCAATATGAAGCTGGAAGGCATTATCAATAACGAATTGGCAAAGAAAGCCAAGATTACCAAGCAGGCTATGAGTAAAGTGGCTAAGAACTTGGAAGCCGGCGGCTATATTTATACCCAGAAACATGAAACGGATAACCGCGCTACCGTCATTTTCTTAACCGGTAAGGGAAAAGAGTTACTGATCGCGGCCAGCAAATGTGTTCGTGAAATTGAAAATTATTATGCCCAAATTATCGGTAAAACAGATGCTGAAAGATTGAGGGAAATCCTCACGAAATTGGTGAAAGAAATACACCCGGCTTGCTTTAATACCGATACCACGGATCAAGACAGCCAGTAAGGTACCTGGTATCACGTTATGAAATATCCCACCCTATTTACTTCAAAGAAACTACTCGCGTAAGATATTAGAAGGCGATAGGTTTTCTTGGTTATTAAAATATTTTTTCCAGCAATCTACCCATGCATCATGATCGACAGATGTGTGCATAATGGCGGCTGCATAAGGTTTGTCTAAATTATCGATGATTTGATCCAACTTCCCGGATAATGCATCTAACTTCTGCATCAGTTCCTTGATGGGCGTTGTTCGTGATTCCCAGGTCATGATTCACAATTTTTAAGCATTGTTGTCCTACTAAATTTTAACCGGGGAGCAATTTGATCCCTCAATAGTTCGATTCAATGTTCATCTGCTCGTTTCTTGTACTTTTCAAACATACGAGTACCCAAAAAGGGCACAAATTGGCCATTACGGCCACCAATTTGATCGCTCGATCTGGCCTTTCTACTACTGTATGCCCAAACTACCCTTCGCTATCAACGGTGCGAAGTTCCACGGTTTTCTTGGCGGGGGTGAATGTATCATCCTTCGCTTATATCCTTGAACAGGTAAGGAATTAAAGTACATTTAAAGCATTTTTAGTCCGACAACAATGTTTTTTAAGTATGAAATAGATTGCTGCTTCTATTTTCATAACAAGGAGATCTTATAAATGTTTTCGGCGGTAGCGGTAAAAATACCAGGTTAACACTGCAAGCAGGATGATCAATGCTACACCAACATGCCAATACCGTTGGTACCAAGGAAGATGTTTCATCAACGGAACATCATGGTAATGCCCGGCATAGGTTAATACCGACCAAAAATAGGGCATCTGCAAACCCGGATCTTCCCGGTGTTCTTGCAACCAGCTCAATTTTGCCCGGTGCAAGGCCAGGTAAGGCTTCGATTCCCGCGATAAGTTTTTGTAAAATGACGCGACCATAGCGGCGCCCGCTTCATCATTTACATTCCATAACCCCGCTACAACCCCGGCAGCCCCCGCGGCCGCAAATTCCCTTGCCAAACTAATGATCCCTTCCCCTTCTGCCAACATACCATCACCTGTTTTACAGGCGCTGAGTACCACCAAGCCCGGTTGAAATTTATACTGGAATAATTCGAACCAATAAAATTTATCATCGGACATCTGTAATACCGGCATCGGCGGCTCTCCTTCCAAGTAAGCATGCGTACTGATGTGCAGGATTTGTGCTTTTGTCAATAATTTTTTAAACTGCTTGATGTTGGCGGCGGTATCCCCCAGGTAAGTTCCCACGGCCACTTCTTCCAACAAGTTCCTTTCTTTTACTACGGCCGGTAATTCCCTGGCTTCGCGGCCTTCGTTAACAAAAAAGCCCGTCACCTCGTTTTCTCCTGCTAAAGGCAGTTCTTGTTGCTGTACCCATGTTTGTAATGAATAAGCGATAGAATAAGAATGTTCTTTTAGCAGGTAGGGCCATTCCGTGATATTATCAGCTAAGCCTTCCCTGGTAATGAGCGCATCGAATGGCAAATAACCGATACTTCCTGCCGGAACGATCAAGAGCGCTTGCCCGGGCCGGATATGTAAGGGTTCTATTAACCATCGATACAAATGGTAGGCGTCTTGGTAATACCGCTTGGGATATGAAATCATAGCGGAAATGCCGGATCTGAAATACCGCTGCATAAAATCCTTGGCATACTGCAACTTTCCCTGGCTGCTATCTTGCCGTATAACCTGCTGAATGCCCTGCCGGTTCAACATGATCGTGTACAAATAGTTGGCATCCGCGAAATAAGTTATAGCCGTAACGCGCTTTGGAATCTTACTACATAATTCAGCGGCGGAAAAAGTTTTGTCCAAGTATTTCTGCTGCGCGAAATGTGGATACTTTTTCTCCAGTTCAGCCTGTACCAGGGCTAGTTGAAAATTCAAACCTTCAACCGTTTGCTGGAGTTGATCCAGGTCATTCCCGGAGGTAGCCAGTTCTTTTTCATGGTAGGCGATGGCCCTTAATAGTTGTTGTTGGGATGCTACCAGGCTATCTCTTTGATCTAGTTGGCTTTGCCGGATAGCGGCATCTATTTCCTCCCGCAAGGACTGCGCCTTTGTCCATTCGCTGACCTGCAACATATTAGATAAAAACTTCGTATCAGCAGTTTCTTGCCATAATTCATACGCCGTTTTCATGGCCGCTGCGGCTAAATCCAAACTTTCCTGTTGGTGCAGTAAACGCATATCACGACTCGCATAGGCGCGGTGAAGTTTTTGCTCTACGCTGTAGCTCAGCAAATAATAGTTTAACGCATTTCTTTTATCGTGTATTTCGTACAAACACTTTGCCTTACCTACCAGCGCATCCACTAATGTAAAATCCCCGTACAAGTCCGAACTACGGGGCTTCCCGGCAAGCTGCATCCTCGGCAATAAAACTTGCAGGGCCTTATTAAAATCAGATAATGACATCTGCACATCTCCCGATGCCAAAGCCACCTGCGCTTTACTTACTAATAAGCGTGCTTGTTCCCTTTTCCTTTGTTCGGGATAAGCATTGATCAATACCTGGTAAGCTTTTCCATAAAGTATTCTTGCCAACTTCCATTGTTGCCTGGCCATCGCGATATTCCCCTGGGCTTCATAGGCGGCGCTTAAACGGTAAGCATGGTCATGATCCCCTTCGGCGCTAGCATGTTCCATAATTTGTACCGCGAGCCTTGCATAATTTCCCGCTTCTTCCAGCTCCCCGGCATGTTCGTAAATATTCGCCATCAAGGAATGTAACAACCCGTTTAAAGGGGGATAATTTTCAGCATATGCTACGCCCATCTTAGCATATACCTTGGCAGTATCTAACTGTTCTTGCGTTAAAGCCACAATGGCCAGGTTACAGCAGGAAGCTGCTATCTTATCATCTTCTCCCGATTCAATAGCCATGGTAAGACTTTTCCTCGTAATAAATTCTGCCCGGCGGTAGTCGCCCAAACGCGTATAATTATTCCCTAAAGGTTTAAGCAAAAACTCAACGATATCATTCCCGGGAATGGGGTCATCAAAATAATAACTGTAAGCAGCTTCGTAAGCTTTGATAGAAGGAATGATTCGCCCCAATTGAAGTTGGTAATACCCTTGATACATCAATAAATCTAACCAAGCTTGTCTTTCATATTCATTTTTAGGCTGCCGCCAGGCTGCTTCCGCTGTTTCCATTAAATACTTGATCCGTTCAGACGGCTTATTGGCCGCATAGTCCATCCGCATGTACAGCCACTGTTCAAGATCATCTTCAGAGCGAAGATGATCCAGGTCTTTTTGTAGTAATGACGGTATGGAATCGGATTCATTCGTATATGCATAAACGTTAATCGATCCTAAAATCAAAAAAACCAATAAGGTGTAGGATGATAAAATTTTATGCATAAATAATTCTCTTTATTGGAATCTTCCCTGGTTAAGGGATTGTATCTTCCGATAAAGATAATTAAAATCGGAAGGTTCCATAAAAGAACCACCTGCCTTGCCGTTCATCGAGGTATTGGATGTACCGGATTCCTAATGCGGGACCTTGCCGGACGAGCCCCAGGTTAACATCACCGAAGATAGCGGTTCCCCAGTAATCCAAGCCTTTATTGACACTAGTTCCACGGCTCGTGACGGTAAAACTGTTGACAGGGTTGTTTGGTTCCGCCACCAGTATATCATTTTTCGGGGTTAATTTATCGGATAAGGTCAATGACATCATCGCCCCGGCGCCGAGGCCGAGGAATTTATTAACATTGTACCGTAAGTGTATAGGAACGATATCCGCCGAAAGTATTTTCTGTTCTTCGTAAATCTCCCGGCTGATAATTACGTATTTACCCGTACCAATCGTCGTGTCTCTGCCACCATCAACAAAACCCTTAAAATCCGTTTGTTTTTGGTGCACATTCAAATACGCTTCTACTTGCCAATACAGGCGGTAAGGAGCAAAAGGCGATAAAGCGGCGCCCAAGGTAATTTGTCGATTCGAATTAACCTGCCCGCTGTCCTTCATACGCAAATTTCCAAAACCGGCGATGGCCGCTAAAGACAAGCCGGGTTTAAATCTGCCGTACGAGCGGTTGGTAATCACGGGTTCATTTTTATCAAAAATGATAGCTGCTTGGCTGTAGAAAGGCAGCTTTTTTAGTTCCTTGTTAAACTTTACTTTATATTTCACGAAGCCCTGCGTGGAATCTTTATCGGATACCCCATCTTGTTGCATGCCGGGTAAGTAAATATTTTTGAATACGAAGTACACGCTGTCTTTCCTGATCAAGGTATCTATACAGCTTTGATTTTGATATGCGGAGTCGCAAGGAACACAACGGGGAGAATAATCCACTAATTCCAAGGAAGCAGCGCTTAACATTCCGGGCACCTTTACCCCTACTTTCACCAACTTGGCTGGGCCGGCGCCCGTATTCTGAAATCTTACTTTATAAGTTAATTCCTTGTTTTTCCTTACGAAGCGGTAGTTCATCCAACGGTGCTTCAATTGCATCTTGTTGGGATCGTGGGAGGCCACGATCTGCATTTCAAGGTCAAACTGTTCCAGGGGCAAACTGAGATCTGTTGGTACAAAAACAGCGCTAACGGTAACAACCGCATTCGTGTCCTTGATCATTCCGGGTAAAGTATTCAAAGTGAGGAACATGAATTTTTCCTCCCCTGCCGCGATATTTTTGATGTTCCAGGCTTGCTGGGCGCTGTACATGGCCTGTTTCGAAGCTAAAAGTTGGATGAATTGCTCTTTATACCCGGGATCGATCAGCCGCGACTCGCTAGGGCCGTTAACAGCATAAAAATTCTGTGCGGATGTATTTTCCATCGCGGTGAGAATAGAATCTACCGACGTGCTTTTCTCGCCGTGATAAGCCCTTGCATCGGCGAGTTCAAAATTTTTCTGCTTGAATTGTTTCTCGTTATAAAACAGCAACAGGCTTCCTTCCAGGTTGGATAAATCATTTTCCGCCTTATTCCTGTAACCGATAATAGCCACCAAGTCTTCCCCGGGCCTGGGCATACGGTTGATCTTCATTTCAATGGAGCCACCAGACTTAAAGAAATGGGAACCTGTAGACGCATCCGCGAGAAAAGTCCTTTTTTTAACTTTGATACGGCGGGGTTTACTTTTCGGGGGCTTACCATCATCATAATTATTGGTAGCATACAACCTGATATCAAATTCACCGGTATCTTTATATTGATGTAAAGGCTCTTTATCAAAGCTAAACGAACCATCGCCTAATTCCCAGAAATAAGTATAAAAAGCTTCCGGCGCACCGGCAACTTGTCTTAAAGGCCTTAGTCCGGGCTTCAATTGCACGCGGTTACCTTCTTGTTGCAAAATAATTTGCGCCGGGAGCGTATCATGAGCCGGCACACCAAGCCCCTGGGCGCCGCTAGGCAGCACATAAGCTAGAAATAAGGATATCAATGAAATAAACCGGATCATTTCATCATGAATTTTGGTTGAAAGGAATGTTAGATCGTTTTGGGAATAAATGGTTGGTGCTTGCCGGAACCAACCATAAAAGAAAGATACATTATTCTTTTTCAATTCCCAATATGCTATAACATTTTGATATTTATACCGATATAAACCTTCAACATACCAATTCTTCCGTTGGAATAGTTGATTCCTTGCGCTGAATCGTTTTAATTTTGTCATCTTGCCGTCCATTTTGCGGGCTTGGCAAGGCATTTGTGAGGTTTTCACCGGCATCATCGCCAGGTTTCATACTTTGTTTCATCCTGATAAAGTTTACTGTTACTATAAACAGCAAACAACATACGAGTGTGAATCCTACTAGGTGCATAAAAAATAGTTTTACAGTATGAACAACCGGGTACCGTACATACTTATATCAACAGGGACTTCCATTTGTTACCTCTATAGTTGGAAGAATTGGAACTTAGATAGAAAAGTTTACGATTCGTTTAAGGGGCTGTTGAAACTTTCCGGGGGGACTCAATTTTTAAATAATACCCTATCTTTAAGTGCAGTTAGTCACCCGGTACCAACCGGGGGTACCTGCTTAAGTAAAACAACCTCAATAAATTACAATAGATCATGGCGGAAAAAGTGATTCATGCTGACCAGAGATACGTGGAGGGGCTATTGCAGAACGATACAGAGATCATACAGGAAATTTATAATGAATTTTCTCAAAAGGTAAAGAGCTATATACTTCAGAATAATGGCACTATCGATGATGCTGCCGATATATTTCAAGAAGCCCTGATCGATATTTACAACCAGGGTAAATATAAACATTTACAACTCACCTGCCCATTTGAACCATATATTTTGCTTATCTGTAAAAGAAAATGGATGAATGAATTGAAAAAAAAGGGTAGAAAAGGGGTAACAATCGATATTGATGAGCAATATAATATCGGTGAGGATGCTTTTCAACAAGCGGAGCAAACTTGGCTGGATGCCCAAAAAAATTTACTATTCAAAGCGATGTTTCAAAAATTGGGCGCCCGT includes the following:
- a CDS encoding MarR family winged helix-turn-helix transcriptional regulator; translated protein: MQETLDEQIRQLTIGRSRLLVKLLSITKKDLDNRLNERLQELGYTDFKIGDMALLANMKLEGIINNELAKKAKITKQAMSKVAKNLEAGGYIYTQKHETDNRATVIFLTGKGKELLIAASKCVREIENYYAQIIGKTDAERLREILTKLVKEIHPACFNTDTTDQDSQ
- a CDS encoding CHAT domain-containing protein, translating into MHKILSSYTLLVFLILGSINVYAYTNESDSIPSLLQKDLDHLRSEDDLEQWLYMRMDYAANKPSERIKYLMETAEAAWRQPKNEYERQAWLDLLMYQGYYQLQLGRIIPSIKAYEAAYSYYFDDPIPGNDIVEFLLKPLGNNYTRLGDYRRAEFITRKSLTMAIESGEDDKIAASCCNLAIVALTQEQLDTAKVYAKMGVAYAENYPPLNGLLHSLMANIYEHAGELEEAGNYARLAVQIMEHASAEGDHDHAYRLSAAYEAQGNIAMARQQWKLARILYGKAYQVLINAYPEQRKREQARLLVSKAQVALASGDVQMSLSDFNKALQVLLPRMQLAGKPRSSDLYGDFTLVDALVGKAKCLYEIHDKRNALNYYLLSYSVEQKLHRAYASRDMRLLHQQESLDLAAAAMKTAYELWQETADTKFLSNMLQVSEWTKAQSLREEIDAAIRQSQLDQRDSLVASQQQLLRAIAYHEKELATSGNDLDQLQQTVEGLNFQLALVQAELEKKYPHFAQQKYLDKTFSAAELCSKIPKRVTAITYFADANYLYTIMLNRQGIQQVIRQDSSQGKLQYAKDFMQRYFRSGISAMISYPKRYYQDAYHLYRWLIEPLHIRPGQALLIVPAGSIGYLPFDALITREGLADNITEWPYLLKEHSYSIAYSLQTWVQQQELPLAGENEVTGFFVNEGREARELPAVVKERNLLEEVAVGTYLGDTAANIKQFKKLLTKAQILHISTHAYLEGEPPMPVLQMSDDKFYWFELFQYKFQPGLVVLSACKTGDGMLAEGEGIISLAREFAAAGAAGVVAGLWNVNDEAGAAMVASFYKNLSRESKPYLALHRAKLSWLQEHREDPGLQMPYFWSVLTYAGHYHDVPLMKHLPWYQRYWHVGVALIILLAVLTWYFYRYRRKHL
- a CDS encoding DUF7849 domain-containing protein, with the protein product MIRFISLISLFLAYVLPSGAQGLGVPAHDTLPAQIILQQEGNRVQLKPGLRPLRQVAGAPEAFYTYFWELGDGSFSFDKEPLHQYKDTGEFDIRLYATNNYDDGKPPKSKPRRIKVKKRTFLADASTGSHFFKSGGSIEMKINRMPRPGEDLVAIIGYRNKAENDLSNLEGSLLLFYNEKQFKQKNFELADARAYHGEKSTSVDSILTAMENTSAQNFYAVNGPSESRLIDPGYKEQFIQLLASKQAMYSAQQAWNIKNIAAGEEKFMFLTLNTLPGMIKDTNAVVTVSAVFVPTDLSLPLEQFDLEMQIVASHDPNKMQLKHRWMNYRFVRKNKELTYKVRFQNTGAGPAKLVKVGVKVPGMLSAASLELVDYSPRCVPCDSAYQNQSCIDTLIRKDSVYFVFKNIYLPGMQQDGVSDKDSTQGFVKYKVKFNKELKKLPFYSQAAIIFDKNEPVITNRSYGRFKPGLSLAAIAGFGNLRMKDSGQVNSNRQITLGAALSPFAPYRLYWQVEAYLNVHQKQTDFKGFVDGGRDTTIGTGKYVIISREIYEEQKILSADIVPIHLRYNVNKFLGLGAGAMMSLTLSDKLTPKNDILVAEPNNPVNSFTVTSRGTSVNKGLDYWGTAIFGDVNLGLVRQGPALGIRYIQYLDERQGRWFFYGTFRF
- a CDS encoding RNA polymerase sigma factor; translated protein: MAEKVIHADQRYVEGLLQNDTEIIQEIYNEFSQKVKSYILQNNGTIDDAADIFQEALIDIYNQGKYKHLQLTCPFEPYILLICKRKWMNELKKKGRKGVTIDIDEQYNIGEDAFQQAEQTWLDAQKNLLFKAMFQKLGARCKEILTLSMGPKTQEEIASDLGVTYGYLRKKKSTCMAELIAAVKENYAKWGLS